The following coding sequences lie in one Natrinema sp. DC36 genomic window:
- a CDS encoding helix-turn-helix domain-containing protein, with translation MTSPERSDEALHVSIDLWYPDCWEIEITERLDVGILGYGIYMTGSEVTTLFTIYADDHESVTEGIEAIRASENVHSVSQMASGFRQTSIPKPGNATRELLVVHDGRKQISQPLTSRGFVCTGPIDIRGGREYWSLATNHDRETVQVKLDEVREQMSAEINVRSMKQQSPGTAPTTLPVDQFTKRQLEVFQFAREQGYYEYPKETTAGELADELEITTSTLHEHLHKVEAVLLGRNGLTRLA, from the coding sequence ATGACATCTCCTGAGCGATCTGACGAAGCGCTTCATGTATCTATCGACCTCTGGTACCCTGATTGCTGGGAGATCGAAATTACGGAGCGTCTCGATGTCGGGATTCTCGGCTATGGAATCTATATGACTGGCAGCGAGGTTACGACGCTCTTCACAATCTACGCGGACGATCACGAATCGGTTACAGAGGGAATTGAGGCCATTCGCGCGTCTGAAAATGTTCATTCTGTCTCCCAGATGGCGTCTGGCTTCCGGCAGACCTCGATTCCGAAGCCAGGAAATGCAACGCGCGAGCTCCTTGTCGTTCACGATGGGCGAAAGCAGATCAGCCAGCCGCTCACCTCTCGTGGGTTCGTGTGTACAGGACCGATCGACATTCGGGGTGGGCGGGAGTATTGGAGTCTCGCAACGAACCATGACCGGGAGACGGTTCAGGTCAAGCTTGATGAGGTTCGTGAGCAGATGAGTGCGGAGATTAATGTGCGGAGTATGAAGCAGCAGAGCCCTGGAACTGCGCCGACCACACTTCCGGTGGATCAGTTCACGAAGCGCCAGTTAGAGGTATTCCAGTTCGCTCGTGAGCAGGGGTATTACGAGTACCCGAAGGAAACGACAGCTGGCGAATTGGCGGATGAATTGGAAATTACCACATCAACGCTCCACGAACACCTTCACAAGGTGGAGGCGGTCTTACTAGGGAGAAACGGTCTGACGCGACTCGCATAG
- a CDS encoding acyl-CoA dehydrogenase family protein: MRFDLTEDQRALRDEVRVFTKEEIEPKARDLDREEEYPSTILDELGERRLTGVTIPEEYGGRGEGFVELALVIEELSAGLMSVASTIGLHLGVAEVVERFGTEAQREDFLPEMASFDTVGALGLSEANAGSNKLEMETTAERDGDEWVLNGHKQWVTNFFDTDYVLTYAKTGPDEDTPHNISTFLVPTDDFEVETVWETLGANSVKSPRVSLSDVRVPDDRLIGEQGEGYVQRGELHTGVNVPARGVGIARAALEDTVAYTSSREQYGQHISDFQGVGWEVGKMAERVDTARLLTLRAADRADRGHDVTREFSMAKINATQAAVDNANEAMQLHGGIGYTTEHDVERYLRDAKLLTIAGGPNEGHKNTLAEAAFEQHDD; encoded by the coding sequence ATGAGGTTTGACCTGACCGAGGATCAACGGGCTCTTCGAGATGAGGTTCGGGTGTTCACAAAAGAAGAGATCGAACCAAAGGCGAGAGACCTTGACCGGGAGGAGGAGTATCCGAGCACGATCTTGGACGAACTCGGCGAACGCCGTTTGACGGGCGTGACGATCCCGGAAGAGTACGGGGGACGGGGCGAAGGCTTCGTCGAGCTCGCGTTAGTGATCGAAGAGCTATCGGCTGGGCTGATGTCCGTGGCGAGCACCATCGGACTCCATCTCGGAGTTGCGGAAGTCGTCGAGCGCTTCGGAACCGAGGCGCAGCGCGAGGACTTCCTCCCCGAGATGGCGTCCTTCGACACTGTCGGCGCTCTCGGCTTGAGTGAGGCGAACGCAGGGAGTAATAAACTGGAGATGGAGACTACCGCCGAACGTGACGGCGATGAGTGGGTTCTCAACGGCCATAAGCAGTGGGTGACGAACTTCTTCGATACGGACTACGTCCTCACGTACGCGAAGACCGGTCCCGATGAGGACACGCCACACAACATCAGTACGTTTCTCGTCCCGACCGACGACTTCGAAGTCGAGACGGTGTGGGAGACGCTGGGCGCGAACAGTGTGAAGTCCCCGCGCGTCTCTCTCTCGGATGTTCGTGTTCCCGATGATCGACTCATCGGCGAACAGGGCGAAGGCTACGTCCAGCGTGGAGAGCTACATACTGGCGTGAATGTCCCCGCTCGCGGCGTCGGTATCGCCCGCGCTGCCCTCGAAGACACGGTGGCCTATACGAGCAGTCGTGAGCAGTACGGCCAGCACATCAGCGACTTCCAAGGAGTCGGCTGGGAAGTCGGCAAGATGGCCGAACGAGTCGATACCGCCCGGTTGCTCACCCTCCGCGCAGCCGACCGTGCAGATCGCGGACACGACGTCACACGCGAGTTCAGTATGGCGAAAATCAATGCGACACAAGCCGCCGTGGACAACGCTAACGAGGCAATGCAACTCCACGGTGGTATCGGTTACACTACGGAACACGATGTCGAGCGGTATCTGCGTGATGCGAAACTCCTCACGATTGCCGGCGGCCCGAACGAAGGTCACAAGAACACGCTCGCTGAGGCAGCCTTCGAGCAACACGACGACTGA
- a CDS encoding PadR family transcriptional regulator — protein sequence MDDLTGFQRDLLYVIAGADRPSGQGVKENIDEYYESEINHGRLYPNLDTLVNKELVEKGELDRRTNYYAISDAGEQAIQSRREWEDQYVEL from the coding sequence ATGGATGACCTCACCGGCTTCCAACGAGACCTCCTGTACGTGATCGCAGGCGCCGACCGCCCGTCCGGCCAAGGTGTCAAGGAGAATATAGATGAGTATTATGAGAGCGAGATCAATCACGGCCGGCTGTACCCAAACCTCGACACGCTTGTCAACAAGGAGTTGGTCGAGAAGGGCGAACTCGATCGACGGACGAACTATTACGCGATCAGCGACGCAGGAGAGCAAGCAATCCAGAGTAGACGAGAGTGGGAAGATCAGTACGTCGAGTTGTAG
- a CDS encoding UPF0175 family protein — translation MTTDHCSPHIDHTEEFATTIGFYVLGEIFLGKAAERAGVTRWEMTEILTEAGVEVRFGPQTMDNLEDEVETALDSE, via the coding sequence GTGACAACTGATCATTGCAGCCCCCATATCGACCACACTGAGGAGTTCGCCACTACTATCGGGTTCTACGTTCTCGGTGAAATTTTCCTTGGGAAGGCTGCAGAGCGGGCTGGCGTTACCCGCTGGGAGATGACAGAGATTCTCACTGAGGCCGGTGTTGAGGTTCGCTTTGGCCCACAGACCATGGACAACCTCGAGGATGAGGTCGAGACAGCACTCGACAGTGAATGA
- a CDS encoding PadR family transcriptional regulator has translation MYDLTGFQRDVLYVIAGQDEPHGLAIKDELENYYETEIHHGRLYPNLDEVVDKGLVEKGELDKRTNYYTITARGQRELEARREWEDQYVDGFDSSDE, from the coding sequence ATGTACGATTTAACTGGCTTTCAGCGTGATGTCTTATATGTGATCGCCGGCCAAGATGAGCCCCATGGTCTTGCGATCAAAGACGAACTCGAGAACTACTACGAGACGGAGATCCATCACGGCCGGCTGTATCCCAACCTCGACGAAGTCGTCGACAAGGGTCTCGTCGAGAAAGGTGAACTCGATAAGCGAACGAACTACTACACGATCACTGCCCGCGGCCAGCGCGAGCTCGAGGCCCGGCGCGAGTGGGAAGATCAATATGTCGATGGATTCGACTCGAGCGACGAGTAG
- a CDS encoding M48 family metalloprotease: MYQPSEIWSVAVFLLARMVAMSGTFFRTHVATQPLNERERTACEIGADRDIAFRVVTGEFGQTINGIAAGVFPAYKVILINEHSFEALDDEYIAMIAAHELGHVNENHAVVSLVGTVVLTALSLFSFRYFVRHHWMLFLIVGSAVLVGRVVFAWARRQLEYRADRYAAKLLEGPHQIANGYAHSETSG; this comes from the coding sequence ATGTACCAACCGAGCGAGATTTGGTCTGTTGCGGTGTTCCTTCTTGCAAGGATGGTCGCGATGTCGGGAACCTTCTTTCGGACCCATGTCGCAACACAACCCTTGAACGAGCGAGAACGCACTGCATGTGAGATAGGTGCCGACCGAGATATTGCATTTCGAGTAGTTACTGGTGAGTTCGGACAGACGATCAACGGAATTGCTGCCGGCGTCTTTCCGGCTTACAAAGTCATTCTAATCAATGAGCACTCGTTTGAAGCACTTGACGACGAATACATCGCAATGATTGCAGCTCATGAGCTAGGGCACGTCAACGAAAACCATGCAGTTGTCTCCCTGGTTGGGACGGTAGTGCTAACAGCTCTGTCTCTCTTCTCTTTTCGGTATTTTGTGCGGCACCACTGGATGCTGTTTCTGATTGTCGGTAGCGCAGTGCTCGTTGGACGAGTTGTCTTTGCGTGGGCTCGTCGACAGTTAGAGTATCGGGCAGATAGATACGCAGCCAAGCTTCTCGAGGGTCCACACCAAATTGCCAATGGTTACGCGCACTCAGAGACATCCGGATGA
- a CDS encoding SDR family oxidoreductase: MLEDKVAVIYGAGGSIGGAVARTFAREGARVFLAGRTEATLDAVADEIRSHGGDVDTAIVDALDEQAVDEFVDGVVEETGRLDVSFNLVTYGDVQEPLLDISVEDFTQPITTATRTQFLTTRAAARHMIERESGVILTFGGGGSQTPSGLGGFKVALDALESLRRQWAVELGEHGVRVVTLKTGGIPETIPEEVSGRDKIVADIESGTLLCRAATLEDVQSVAAFVASDKARSMTATEVNISCGALMD, from the coding sequence ATGCTGGAAGACAAGGTCGCAGTGATCTACGGCGCTGGCGGGTCGATCGGCGGCGCCGTCGCCCGCACCTTCGCTCGTGAAGGGGCCCGGGTCTTCCTCGCCGGTCGAACCGAGGCGACGCTCGACGCCGTCGCCGACGAGATTCGTTCACACGGTGGTGACGTGGACACTGCCATCGTCGATGCCCTGGACGAGCAGGCCGTCGACGAGTTCGTCGACGGGGTGGTCGAAGAGACCGGCCGCTTGGACGTCTCGTTCAACCTCGTCACGTACGGGGACGTCCAGGAACCGTTGCTTGACATCTCGGTCGAGGACTTCACCCAGCCGATCACGACTGCGACGCGAACGCAGTTCCTGACGACGAGGGCGGCCGCACGGCACATGATCGAGCGAGAATCCGGCGTGATCCTGACGTTCGGCGGCGGGGGTTCCCAGACGCCGTCCGGGTTGGGCGGCTTCAAGGTCGCTCTTGACGCTCTAGAGAGCCTTCGCCGACAATGGGCAGTCGAACTCGGAGAACACGGCGTTCGAGTTGTCACCCTGAAAACCGGAGGCATTCCCGAAACCATTCCCGAGGAGGTTTCAGGACGTGACAAAATCGTGGCTGACATCGAGAGCGGAACCTTGCTGTGTCGAGCCGCGACACTGGAAGACGTGCAAAGTGTTGCGGCCTTCGTCGCCTCGGACAAAGCCCGTTCTATGACTGCAACGGAGGTCAACATCTCCTGTGGTGCACTGATGGACTAA
- a CDS encoding SRPBCC family protein: protein MTSNGNGDDGQQTDKQSMTVSRVIKASPERVYEAFVNPDELAQWLPPTGFSAEVHHLEPEVGGTYRMTFTGETEELAEYGSTFGGTYLELDPGERIVYTDEFETDDPEMAGEMTVTVTFEAVPEGTEVTARQEGIPEAIPPSDANEGWTDSLSNLAELVEGTS from the coding sequence ATGACAAGCAACGGCAACGGCGATGACGGACAGCAGACCGACAAGCAGAGCATGACTGTGAGCCGCGTCATCAAGGCGTCTCCCGAGCGGGTCTACGAGGCCTTCGTTAATCCCGACGAGCTCGCCCAGTGGCTCCCGCCAACCGGCTTCTCCGCCGAGGTCCACCACCTCGAACCTGAGGTGGGCGGGACGTACCGCATGACGTTCACGGGCGAGACCGAGGAGCTCGCCGAGTACGGCTCGACCTTCGGCGGCACCTACCTGGAGCTCGATCCCGGCGAACGCATCGTCTACACGGACGAATTCGAGACCGACGACCCTGAGATGGCCGGCGAGATGACGGTGACGGTCACCTTCGAGGCTGTCCCCGAGGGAACCGAGGTCACCGCCCGCCAGGAGGGAATCCCCGAGGCCATCCCACCGAGTGACGCTAACGAAGGGTGGACCGACTCGCTGTCGAACCTCGCAGAACTGGTGGAGGGGACATCGTGA
- a CDS encoding metalloregulator ArsR/SmtB family transcription factor, whose amino-acid sequence MVERLPDDLDLDAVFQALAHSIRRDILERVADGPESVSALAEPHDVSLAAVSKHLHVLEDAGLIDIEKDGRVRRCHLNAAPLSAAFGWLTRYRVFWEDRFDALAIHLEEEDQ is encoded by the coding sequence ATGGTAGAACGACTGCCGGATGATCTCGATCTCGACGCCGTCTTCCAGGCGCTAGCTCACTCCATCCGTCGGGACATCCTCGAACGGGTAGCCGACGGACCAGAGAGCGTCAGTGCCCTGGCCGAACCGCACGACGTCTCCCTCGCCGCCGTCTCGAAGCACCTCCATGTACTGGAGGACGCCGGCCTGATCGACATTGAGAAGGACGGCCGCGTTCGCCGCTGCCACCTCAACGCTGCGCCCCTGAGCGCCGCGTTTGGATGGCTCACCCGGTACCGCGTCTTCTGGGAGGACCGGTTCGACGCGCTGGCCATCCACTTGGAGGAAGAAGATCAATGA